ATTGTCGAAGATGATGAAGATACCGCCGAGGTTGTGTGTACACTCTTAGAAGATGCGGGTTTTAATACCGAATCTGTCGGCCAGGGCGAGCTCGCCCTTAATGAGATTACTAGCAATGCTCCGGACCTCGTCTTACTCGATATTGACCTTCCCGATATCAACGGGATTGAAGTACTCAGAAGTGTACGGTCACACTCATTCCTGCCGATGATTATCCTCAGTGGGTATGGTCAGGATCGAGATCGTGTTGTCGCACTGGAAGCTGGCGCGGATGATTACATGTCTAAGCCATTCTCGCCAGAAGAACTGGTCGCACGAGTGCGGGCGCTACTCCGCCGTGTTGAATGGACCCCCAAGCCAGAAACACAATTGCAAGTGCGCGACCTCGAGTTGGATATGCCACGGCGTCAGGCGATGATACGCAGCAGGCGTTTGCATCTCACGCCCATTGAATATGGCATTCTCGTCAT
The Phototrophicus methaneseepsis DNA segment above includes these coding regions:
- a CDS encoding response regulator transcription factor yields the protein MVTVQQRDLNILIVEDDEDTAEVVCTLLEDAGFNTESVGQGELALNEITSNAPDLVLLDIDLPDINGIEVLRSVRSHSFLPMIILSGYGQDRDRVVALEAGADDYMSKPFSPEELVARVRALLRRVEWTPKPETQLQVRDLELDMPRRQAMIRSRRLHLTPIEYGILVMLMRSAGQVVTHDELLRSVWGEQYRGDFSVLRVNISRLRQKLEDNPRRPSYIVTAPGQGYWMPLNR